GTTCTATGAAAAAAGTCGATGGCTACATGGGCGACAGCTCAGTTACAGCAAAAGTAAAAGCCGCTCTCGTTGATGACGAGGCGATCAAAAGCACTGATATCTCCGTTGAGACCCACTCCGGTGTGGTAACGCTGAACGGTTTCGTCACCTCACAGGATCAGGCAGAAAAAGCAGTTGCCCTGACCAAAAAAGTGGAAGGCGTGAAATCAGTGAGTGACAAACTGCACGTTAAAGACAGCAAAAAACAGTCTGTGAGTGGTTATGCAGGCGATACGGCAACGACCAGCGAAATTAAAGCTAAACTATTAGCTGATGACATCGTGCCGTCTCGTAACGTGAAAGTTGAAACCAATGATGGTGTAGTACAGCTTTCCGGTGCGGTGAAGACTCAGGCACAGTCTGAACGTGCTGAAGGGATTGCCAAAGCCATTGAAGGCGTGAAAAGCGTTAAGAATGACCTGACCGTTAAACCTTAACCGTCAGCATGACCGGGCTTCTTGCGGAAGCCCGGTCAGAAAGCAGCATTAAGAAGAAAGAGAAGATAAGTCCGTGGGAAAGCTCCCCGGGCAGACACAAGCAGTTCGATTTTCACTATGGTAAAGGAGAGGCTTATGTTTCGTTGGGGTATTATTTTCCTGATTGTCGCGCTCATCGCAGCTGCGTTAGGTTTTGGTGGTTTAGCAGGTACAGCCGCGTGGGCAGCTAAAATTGTCTTCGTTGTCGGTATTATTCTGTTCCTCGTTAGCCTGTTTACCGGTCGTAAAAGGCCTTAGTTAAATCGGACATGCGTTTCGATTAAGTTCTCTTAGCGGAGGCCAGTCATGAACAGCGACATCATCGTTGGCAGATATAAGCAATTGAAAGGCCAGCTGTGGTTGATGTGGGCGGAATGGTTTGATAACGATTGCGCCTGGGTCGCAGGGAATAATGACTGGCTCTCCGGCATCCTCCAGGAGGATTACGGCAGAGAACAGCAGGATCCGGTAGTAAAAAGCACTTCATCTCAGGAGCCTTTGCAATAAAGGCTACCTTGTTTGTCATCACCTCTTGCCGATGTTATAACCCCTCAGATACCGTCTGTCTCTGCTACAGCATTTCTGAGGAGTACGTCGTTGGGCAAACGCATCCCTGTTACGCTGGGCAATATCGAGCCGTTAAGGCTACCCCTTTTTAATCCGGGTAAAATCGCGCTGGTCTGCGAAGGTGGCGGGCAGCGGGGGATCTTTACTGCCGGGGTGCTTGATGAGTTCCAGCGCGCTAACTTTAATCCTTTCCATCTGATGCTCGGCACCTCTGCCGGCGCACAAAATCTGTCGGCCTTTGTCTGCGCGCAGCCGGGCTATGCGCGCCGGGTGATCACCCGTTACACCACCAGCAAACTGTTTTTTGATCCCCTGCGCTTTGTGCGTGGTGGACATCTGATCGATCTCGACTGGCTGATTGATATCACTGCCCGAGAGTTTCCGCTGGCGATGAGTAGTGCGGAGAAGATGTTTAGCAGCGGAAAAGAGTTCTATATGTGCGCCTGTCGCAGTGACGATTATACGCCGGCCTATTTTGCGCCTGGCGCAGATAACTGGCTGAATATTATTAAAGCTTCAAGCGCGATCCCCGGCTTCTACCGTCCCGGCGTCGATCTGGATGGCATCAGCTATCTCGACGGCGGTATCAGTGACGCCATTCCGGTGCGTGAAGCGGCCCGTCGCGGCGCGGATACCATTGTGGTGATTCGCACCGTACCTTCGCAGATGTATTACACCCCGCAATGGATAAAGCGGATGGAGCGCTGGCTGGGCGAAAGTGCATTGCAGCCGCTGATGAACGTCATACAGCAGCACGAGCAGAGTTATCACCAGATACAGCGCTTTATTGAAAAGCCGCCGGGCAAGTTGCGGATTCTGGAAATTTATCCGCCGAAACCGCTGGCCAGCAATGCGCTGGGCAGTCGGGTGGCGTCACTGAATCAGGATTATCATCTTGGTCGCCGTTGCGGGCGTTATTTCCTCGCCACTCTCGGCCAGTCGCTGAGCGACAGCGGTACTTTTGTGCGTCATTTACAGGTTACCCCACCGGCAGCGGTGGCGAATGAACCGGGAAACAGCGTGATTATCCGCGATCCGGTGGCCGGTAATGATATCGATTATGACGAAGGATCCCGTGCATGAGTTTTGTTGATACTCACTGTCATTTTGATTTTCCGCCGTTTAGCGAGCATCAGAGCGAGAGCTTAGCGCGCGCCGCCAGCGCAGGCGTCGATAAAATTATCGTCCCTGCGGTGGCGGCTGACCGTTTTCAGCGGGTGCTGGCGCTGGCGGAAAACCATTCTGCGCTGTATGCCGCGCTGGGACTGCATCCGCTGGCGATCGCTGAACATAACGATGCGGCCATCGCGCTGCTGGAACAGCATTTGCAGCAGCGTCCGCCAAAGCTGGTGGCGATTGGCGAGATGGGACTGGATCTCTATATGGATAACCCGCAGTTTGATAAACAGCAGGCGCTACTGGATGCCCAGCTACGGCTGGCACGTGATTATCAGTTGCCGGTGATCCTGCATTCACGCCGTACCCACGACAAACTGGCGCTGCATTTACGGCGGATTGAGCTGCCGCGTCGTGGCGTGGTGCATGGCTTTGCTGGCAGTCTGCAGCAGGCAGAAGCGTTTATTAAGGCAGGCTATTACATCGGCGTCGGCGGCACCATTACTTATCCGCGCGCCAGCAAAACCCGTCAAACCATTGCCCGTCTGCCGCTCAGCGCACTGCTGCTGGAAACCGATGCGCCGGATATGCCATTGTGTGGTTTTCAGGGAGAGCCGAATCGCCCTGAGCGTATCGTCAATGTCTGGCAAACCTTATGTGAATTACGCAGCGAAGCGCCGGAACACATTCGTGAAACCCTGCGTGAAAATACCCGCCAGTTGTTTACACTCTAGATTGAATGTTAGAATTATAACATTGTCGTTCAGGCAGCGTTAATCGCTGTATTACGGCCTCTATTGTGATTTTAATCACATTAAATATGGAATGAATGTAATCGTTTCTTAATCTTATGTGAGTTGACGCACATCAATGGCAGTGGCGCACTGTTAGAATGTTAACATCGTCGCAAGGCTCACTGAATCTGTTGTTGGAGAGTAGCATGACTGATGTAACCGCTGCGGCGCTGCGCGCCCTGAAATTGATGGATCTGACCACCCTGAATGATGATGACACCGATGCGAAAGTGATTGCGCTGTGTCATCAGGCGAAATCCCCGGCTGGCAATACGGCGGCCATC
This is a stretch of genomic DNA from Winslowiella toletana. It encodes these proteins:
- a CDS encoding DUF1328 domain-containing protein, giving the protein MFRWGIIFLIVALIAAALGFGGLAGTAAWAAKIVFVVGIILFLVSLFTGRKRP
- a CDS encoding metal-dependent hydrolase; its protein translation is MSFVDTHCHFDFPPFSEHQSESLARAASAGVDKIIVPAVAADRFQRVLALAENHSALYAALGLHPLAIAEHNDAAIALLEQHLQQRPPKLVAIGEMGLDLYMDNPQFDKQQALLDAQLRLARDYQLPVILHSRRTHDKLALHLRRIELPRRGVVHGFAGSLQQAEAFIKAGYYIGVGGTITYPRASKTRQTIARLPLSALLLETDAPDMPLCGFQGEPNRPERIVNVWQTLCELRSEAPEHIRETLRENTRQLFTL
- the osmY gene encoding molecular chaperone OsmY → MNNSKIVKTLMAVMVGSALMSGSALAEQSATQKASATADSAGSKIDSSMKKVDGYMGDSSVTAKVKAALVDDEAIKSTDISVETHSGVVTLNGFVTSQDQAEKAVALTKKVEGVKSVSDKLHVKDSKKQSVSGYAGDTATTSEIKAKLLADDIVPSRNVKVETNDGVVQLSGAVKTQAQSERAEGIAKAIEGVKSVKNDLTVKP
- a CDS encoding CsbD family protein — its product is MNSDIIVGRYKQLKGQLWLMWAEWFDNDCAWVAGNNDWLSGILQEDYGREQQDPVVKSTSSQEPLQ
- a CDS encoding patatin-like phospholipase family protein → MGKRIPVTLGNIEPLRLPLFNPGKIALVCEGGGQRGIFTAGVLDEFQRANFNPFHLMLGTSAGAQNLSAFVCAQPGYARRVITRYTTSKLFFDPLRFVRGGHLIDLDWLIDITAREFPLAMSSAEKMFSSGKEFYMCACRSDDYTPAYFAPGADNWLNIIKASSAIPGFYRPGVDLDGISYLDGGISDAIPVREAARRGADTIVVIRTVPSQMYYTPQWIKRMERWLGESALQPLMNVIQQHEQSYHQIQRFIEKPPGKLRILEIYPPKPLASNALGSRVASLNQDYHLGRRCGRYFLATLGQSLSDSGTFVRHLQVTPPAAVANEPGNSVIIRDPVAGNDIDYDEGSRA